Proteins from one Lacrimispora sphenoides genomic window:
- a CDS encoding DNA adenine methylase, producing MNSFISWIGGKKLLRKKILEQFPDPDSFKRYIEVFGGAGWVLFASDKHAPMEVFNDANGELINLYRIVKHHPEALQKELEWLLVSREQFFDELSRNTRGMTDIQRAARFFCMIKESFGSSLKSFGATSKSPLDIKKAVDYLIEVSSRLNRVVIENQDFERLIKTYDRPDALFYLDPPYYEAEKYYPDRFNPEDHNRLRECLGGIKGKFVLSYNDCPQIRELYEGYTLVEAERADNLVTKSESRKYKELIIKNF from the coding sequence AAAAAGATCCTGGAGCAGTTTCCAGATCCGGATTCCTTTAAACGATACATTGAGGTATTTGGGGGAGCCGGTTGGGTGTTGTTTGCGAGTGATAAACATGCACCTATGGAAGTATTTAATGACGCAAACGGCGAGTTGATCAACTTATATCGAATCGTAAAACATCACCCTGAAGCTTTACAGAAGGAACTGGAGTGGCTGCTGGTATCCAGGGAACAGTTTTTTGATGAGCTTAGCCGGAATACAAGAGGCATGACTGATATTCAGAGAGCAGCAAGATTTTTCTGTATGATCAAAGAAAGTTTTGGATCCAGTCTGAAATCTTTTGGAGCTACATCTAAAAGTCCGCTTGATATTAAAAAGGCAGTAGATTATCTCATAGAGGTATCAAGCCGGCTGAACCGAGTTGTTATTGAAAATCAGGACTTTGAGCGGTTAATAAAGACATATGATCGTCCAGATGCTTTGTTTTACTTAGATCCGCCTTATTACGAAGCGGAAAAGTATTATCCGGATCGTTTTAATCCAGAGGATCACAACCGGTTGCGTGAGTGCCTTGGTGGCATTAAAGGCAAATTTGTTTTGTCCTATAACGATTGCCCCCAGATCAGGGAGCTGTATGAGGGGTATACGCTTGTTGAGGCAGAACGGGCGGACAATCTTGTTACCAAGAGCGAAAGCCGAAAATATAAAGAGCTTATTATCAAAAATTTCTAA
- a CDS encoding type II toxin-antitoxin system HicA family toxin, whose translation MRFREVEKLILQDGWYQVNQVGSHHQYKHPIKSGKVTIPEHKGKDINPSVVKSILKQAGL comes from the coding sequence ATGAGGTTTAGAGAAGTAGAAAAGCTGATTTTACAAGATGGTTGGTATCAAGTAAATCAAGTTGGTTCTCATCACCAATACAAACACCCTATTAAATCTGGAAAAGTTACAATACCAGAACATAAAGGGAAAGATATAAACCCATCAGTTGTAAAGTCAATACTTAAGCAGGCAGGGCTGTAA
- a CDS encoding type II toxin-antitoxin system HicB family antitoxin has translation MKLAYPAVFTPYEDKSGGYVVEFPDLPGCVTGGDDMAEAIFMAEDAASGWLLTELEEGHKIPEASNFAVIKIEDEQFVNLIALDMDSYAAKYGNKAVKKTLTIPAYLNTYAEENNISCSAVLQEALSKMVQSSIQ, from the coding sequence ATGAAATTAGCATATCCAGCAGTATTTACACCGTATGAAGATAAAAGTGGCGGTTATGTTGTTGAGTTTCCAGACTTACCGGGTTGTGTAACCGGAGGCGATGATATGGCAGAAGCCATTTTCATGGCAGAAGATGCTGCCAGTGGTTGGCTATTAACGGAACTGGAAGAAGGCCATAAAATTCCGGAAGCTTCAAATTTCGCAGTAATAAAAATAGAAGATGAACAGTTTGTGAATCTGATCGCTTTAGATATGGATTCCTATGCAGCAAAGTACGGAAACAAGGCTGTTAAGAAAACCCTTACGATTCCTGCATATCTTAATACTTATGCAGAAGAAAATAATATAAGCTGTTCAGCTGTTTTACAGGAAGCACTAAGCAAAATGGTACAGTCCTCAATTCAGTAG
- a CDS encoding DNA-packaging protein: MEVNQKELAQCLGISSRQVRNLSKEGLFNTLQNGRGYNLEKCIQEYINFKINAEMGRRTSVTKEEVQAEHEEVKKQISLLRLRALRRELHTATNVEAFLSDMLIHFRNRILSLPEKISMELSGMDDVNQMTQVLRKNLSDALEELSEYNPDEIDGLGRTDLDNIEEAEEEEGEEEWGDD; this comes from the coding sequence TTGGAAGTAAATCAAAAGGAATTAGCACAATGTCTTGGAATATCAAGCCGCCAAGTAAGAAACCTTAGTAAAGAAGGTCTGTTTAATACATTGCAAAATGGGAGAGGGTACAACTTAGAAAAGTGCATCCAAGAGTATATAAATTTCAAGATAAATGCGGAAATGGGCAGGAGGACATCTGTTACAAAAGAGGAAGTGCAGGCGGAACATGAGGAAGTGAAGAAACAGATATCACTTTTAAGGCTGAGAGCATTACGCCGGGAACTTCATACTGCAACAAATGTTGAAGCTTTTTTATCTGATATGTTGATTCATTTCAGAAATCGCATTCTCTCACTACCGGAGAAAATATCAATGGAATTAAGCGGAATGGATGACGTAAATCAAATGACACAAGTTTTAAGAAAAAATTTGTCAGATGCCTTAGAAGAACTATCTGAATATAATCCCGATGAAATAGACGGTTTAGGGCGGACCGATCTGGATAATATTGAGGAAGCTGAAGAAGAAGAGGGGGAAGAAGAATGGGGTGATGATTAA
- a CDS encoding terminase gpA endonuclease subunit — protein MSRGARERKKTANLFRRVIRKSLKKSEELTVSQWAEKYRILDESSNLSGRWSNDVTPYLIGIMNALNDDYIREIYLCKGSQLGGTEVLINMLMYIIDKSPAPTMVVYPSDDLAKDISNDKLKPAFNLVPQIKRVFMENASKELRLKFKTMVLYLRGAGSPSKLASKAIKYLFFDEIDKIGGASKKEASPYNLAMERVKTYKSQSKVYACSTPTLATNHIWKLHDEADEVKHYYVPCPHCGEMIELLWEQIKFDKDEEKRLSPYDRAKTARYVCQKCGCFIEDKDKPKMLREGHWQTVKKRGIGRPKTLGFWISSLYSRFLTWADIAEEFIKSKDDPELLQNFVNSWLGEPWEDTKLKTSSELVLERQTDLPEMIIPEWAKLITAGVDVQETSLYYSVRAWGDFTTSQNITHGQVLSFADIESIMNTEWNTQDGRKMIVNLALIDSGYQPDDTYDFCVNNSDWALPCKGASNPMRDRYKISKVDKANSKAFGMQLVLIDGGQFKDSIMARMQRENGTGSWMVYKGCDEEYASQVTSEHKVMVKAANGAKRIQWVLKKSHGDNHYLDCEVYNMAAAEILGVRRLHLEGDTEQQQNPTENTEYTPEETWIEQQENWI, from the coding sequence ATGTCACGTGGGGCAAGGGAACGAAAGAAAACAGCAAATCTTTTTCGCCGGGTTATAAGAAAAAGTCTAAAAAAATCAGAAGAACTGACAGTCAGCCAGTGGGCGGAAAAATATCGAATACTTGATGAATCCAGTAACTTATCGGGGAGATGGTCAAATGATGTAACGCCATATCTTATAGGGATCATGAATGCATTAAACGATGACTATATCCGGGAAATATATCTCTGTAAAGGATCTCAGCTTGGCGGTACAGAGGTTCTCATAAATATGCTTATGTATATTATTGATAAAAGCCCCGCTCCAACAATGGTTGTATACCCTTCTGATGATCTGGCAAAGGATATATCAAATGATAAGCTTAAACCTGCTTTTAATTTGGTTCCGCAAATAAAAAGGGTATTCATGGAAAATGCATCAAAAGAATTGAGATTGAAATTTAAAACCATGGTATTGTATTTGCGTGGTGCCGGATCACCTTCAAAACTGGCATCAAAAGCTATAAAATATCTTTTCTTTGATGAAATAGATAAAATTGGAGGTGCATCTAAAAAAGAGGCATCACCTTACAACCTTGCTATGGAGCGAGTTAAAACATATAAATCCCAAAGCAAAGTATACGCCTGTTCTACTCCAACACTGGCAACGAACCACATCTGGAAACTGCACGATGAAGCGGATGAAGTAAAGCATTATTATGTACCGTGTCCTCATTGTGGCGAAATGATAGAACTATTGTGGGAACAGATCAAATTTGATAAGGATGAAGAAAAAAGATTAAGTCCATATGATAGAGCTAAAACCGCACGATATGTTTGCCAGAAGTGCGGTTGTTTTATTGAAGATAAAGATAAACCTAAAATGCTACGAGAAGGGCATTGGCAAACTGTAAAAAAACGTGGAATTGGAAGACCTAAAACACTTGGTTTCTGGATAAGTTCCCTATATAGCCGCTTCTTAACTTGGGCCGATATTGCAGAAGAATTTATAAAATCAAAAGATGATCCAGAATTGCTGCAGAACTTTGTAAACTCATGGCTTGGAGAACCATGGGAAGATACGAAGCTTAAAACTTCTAGTGAGTTAGTGCTTGAACGTCAGACAGATTTGCCGGAAATGATAATTCCAGAATGGGCAAAATTGATAACTGCAGGTGTCGATGTGCAGGAAACTAGCCTCTATTATTCGGTCAGAGCTTGGGGAGATTTTACTACTAGTCAGAATATAACACATGGTCAGGTCCTGTCATTTGCTGACATAGAAAGTATCATGAATACAGAATGGAATACGCAAGATGGCAGAAAGATGATAGTTAATCTTGCGTTGATAGATTCCGGGTATCAGCCGGATGATACATATGACTTCTGCGTAAATAATTCTGATTGGGCATTACCGTGTAAAGGCGCATCAAACCCAATGAGGGATAGATATAAGATCAGCAAAGTGGATAAAGCGAATTCTAAAGCGTTTGGAATGCAACTTGTCTTAATAGATGGAGGCCAGTTTAAGGACTCTATCATGGCACGTATGCAAAGGGAAAATGGTACCGGAAGTTGGATGGTGTATAAAGGGTGTGATGAAGAATATGCATCTCAGGTGACATCTGAGCACAAAGTCATGGTAAAAGCAGCAAATGGAGCAAAGCGGATCCAGTGGGTATTAAAAAAATCACATGGAGATAACCATTATCTAGATTGCGAAGTTTATAACATGGCGGCAGCTGAAATTCTTGGGGTCAGAAGGCTGCATTTAGAGGGTGATACAGAACAGCAGCAGAATCCAACTGAAAACACAGAATATACGCCGGAGGAAACATGGATAGAACAACAGGAAAATTGGATATAA
- a CDS encoding peptidylprolyl isomerase, whose amino-acid sequence MADSIKLFGQPEEQLAVVNEAIYAILKGGQSYKIGTRQLTRANLDLLYDMQLKLQAQIVGKEENHLFPDTVVAVFDGR is encoded by the coding sequence ATGGCAGATAGTATCAAGTTATTCGGTCAACCAGAAGAACAACTGGCAGTTGTCAATGAAGCCATCTATGCAATTTTAAAAGGTGGTCAATCATATAAAATCGGTACTCGGCAGCTTACCAGAGCAAATTTAGATTTGCTATATGACATGCAGTTGAAGCTTCAGGCTCAAATTGTCGGAAAGGAAGAAAATCACCTATTTCCGGATACGGTAGTAGCTGTATTTGATGGGAGGTAA
- a CDS encoding phage portal protein, giving the protein MNWLDKTIGWISPEAGYRREAYRKALEEYKNYDAAGYDRINSNWRVFNESAEMTDRYSRDTVRARARDLERNSDIMNAVTGAYKRNVYGAGYRLRANCSDEKLNTQIEKLWKIWCKKQNCDVTGTQSFQSMMRMAIQRKKIDGGIIFLKRYTSEGFIPFKLQALEVDELDLTAITPKNQGNRVVGGIEYNSHSRPVGYFIRQYSLDGTIITEPVYIEAKDIIFYFTKTRPSQVREMSDMTPTITRIRDSNEFMRAVSVKERILSCLSVFIKRELPPSGIGVGRGGAIGSSGKDDKTYDYQGKTLTPGMIQYLNKGDEAQVVNPSGQATDATAYIKQEIRLVGSGQGLSYETISRDMSESNYSSARQGLIEDELTYAEEKSLLMEVMTEIYESFLISLVLAGKINIKDFWEKKEIYLDHSWIQAPKRWIDPLKETNANKTALNTGQKTWADMASENGKDWKEQINEMVEIIEYGKEKGIDMGGVIFGNNSKTEPVKEPDTAEADGNKGKS; this is encoded by the coding sequence ATGAACTGGCTTGATAAAACCATAGGCTGGATATCACCTGAAGCAGGATACAGAAGAGAGGCGTATCGAAAAGCCTTAGAGGAATACAAGAATTATGATGCTGCTGGATATGACCGGATCAACTCAAACTGGCGGGTATTTAATGAATCTGCTGAAATGACAGACCGGTATAGTAGGGATACGGTTAGGGCAAGGGCTAGGGACCTGGAACGCAATTCGGATATTATGAATGCAGTAACAGGAGCATATAAACGAAATGTCTATGGAGCCGGATACCGATTGAGGGCAAACTGCAGCGATGAAAAACTGAATACACAGATTGAAAAGCTATGGAAGATATGGTGTAAGAAGCAGAATTGTGATGTTACAGGGACACAGAGCTTTCAATCCATGATGCGGATGGCTATTCAACGGAAAAAAATTGATGGAGGAATTATTTTTTTAAAACGCTATACTTCCGAAGGATTTATACCATTTAAACTTCAGGCTTTAGAAGTCGATGAATTAGATCTTACTGCGATAACACCTAAAAACCAAGGAAATCGGGTGGTTGGAGGCATAGAATATAATTCACACAGCCGCCCAGTTGGTTACTTTATCCGACAATACAGTCTTGATGGGACAATCATAACGGAACCAGTTTATATAGAAGCAAAAGATATTATATTTTATTTTACAAAAACAAGACCGTCACAGGTTCGGGAAATGTCTGATATGACTCCTACGATCACAAGGATACGTGATTCGAACGAATTTATGAGGGCTGTATCGGTAAAGGAAAGAATATTGTCTTGCTTATCTGTATTTATAAAGCGAGAGCTGCCGCCTTCTGGGATCGGAGTTGGTAGAGGAGGAGCAATAGGATCATCAGGAAAAGATGACAAAACATACGATTATCAAGGGAAAACATTAACTCCTGGTATGATTCAGTACCTTAACAAAGGTGATGAAGCACAGGTTGTAAATCCAAGCGGTCAGGCAACAGATGCAACTGCCTATATTAAGCAGGAAATACGCTTAGTTGGGTCAGGACAAGGATTAAGCTATGAGACAATCAGCAGGGACATGTCAGAAAGTAACTATAGTTCTGCCAGGCAGGGACTGATCGAAGATGAGTTAACCTATGCGGAAGAAAAAAGCCTACTGATGGAAGTCATGACTGAAATTTATGAGAGCTTTCTTATATCTTTGGTACTCGCAGGCAAAATCAATATTAAGGATTTTTGGGAAAAGAAAGAAATTTACCTGGATCATAGCTGGATACAGGCGCCTAAGCGCTGGATTGATCCACTAAAAGAGACGAATGCAAATAAAACGGCTCTCAACACCGGACAAAAAACATGGGCTGATATGGCATCAGAAAACGGAAAAGACTGGAAAGAGCAAATCAATGAAATGGTTGAAATAATAGAGTATGGAAAAGAAAAAGGAATTGATATGGGAGGTGTAATATTTGGAAATAACAGCAAAACAGAACCTGTCAAGGAGCCAGATACAGCAGAAGCAGACGGAAATAAGGGAAAATCTTAA
- a CDS encoding HK97 family phage prohead protease: MEITAKQNLSRSQIQQKQTEIRENLNRSLPAASIRSVEGEERTVELSFSSEEPYGRWWGVEVLDHSEGCVDLNRINSIGCVLFNHNRDKVIGKIIDSSNDGSRCYAKVKFDDDEASDIIYKKVQSGTLKGVSVGYVVESWEEVMPGKKSADGRFTGPCDIAKRWTPFEISIVSVPADPTVGVGREFENATYITNGRMLDFYSRQLQINKNKFRREL; this comes from the coding sequence TTGGAAATAACAGCAAAACAGAACCTGTCAAGGAGCCAGATACAGCAGAAGCAGACGGAAATAAGGGAAAATCTTAACCGTTCACTTCCGGCTGCTTCTATACGTTCTGTGGAGGGTGAGGAACGAACGGTTGAACTTTCATTTTCATCTGAAGAACCATATGGCCGATGGTGGGGAGTAGAAGTCCTGGATCATTCAGAAGGGTGTGTGGATTTAAACAGAATTAACAGCATTGGTTGTGTTTTATTTAACCATAACCGGGATAAGGTGATTGGAAAGATAATTGATTCATCGAATGATGGCAGCAGATGTTACGCAAAAGTAAAATTTGATGATGATGAAGCATCAGATATCATTTACAAGAAGGTTCAGAGCGGAACACTAAAAGGTGTATCTGTGGGATATGTTGTGGAGTCATGGGAAGAGGTAATGCCAGGGAAAAAGTCTGCAGACGGGAGGTTTACCGGTCCATGTGATATCGCAAAAAGATGGACACCGTTTGAGATATCAATTGTTTCAGTACCAGCAGATCCAACCGTGGGAGTTGGACGTGAATTTGAAAACGCAACTTATATTACAAATGGAAGAATGCTGGACTTTTATAGCAGGCAGCTTCAAATAAATAAAAATAAATTCAGGAGGGAATTATGA
- a CDS encoding phage major capsid protein, with protein sequence MTRKQIMERQQEILSTAKTEHRDLTNEEKAEFDNLQRELDQMEAGAGGGESASQRSTENTGIERPANGITPDQAAQRAIEAERKRTADITSLCRNFEISPDEYIRNGSSMEAVRTAVLDQLKKTNGPVGVRVTADEGDKFRERASDALLMRSGIAVIAPTDGATQMRSMSMRDLAVECLSREGEDVRTLLRMDPTDMYNNLCRQFYNPTAAFPAILDNTIKKSIVQLYNQVPTTFQAWTTKGSLKDFKETSDHEYVIGGAGDFLLVPENGELKADTPETQLLPKRKLGTYGRQFSMTRQAFINDDIGFLTEIPGLYATRAKKTIDKQVYSLLFNNGKIFDGVNLFDNKHKNLITTGAKPSQAAIQAIILQMQKQTDQFGEAIYITPQHIIVPVGYEFDLAVILRSAQVTGTNDNDINPLYNYPLKIVQTPVLNVLAGAGAAPWFMVANAMSAKSIQVDYLNGQETPIVRRMEAPGTLGFVWDMYLDWGIAVRDFRGIAKNPGTPIV encoded by the coding sequence ATGACAAGAAAACAAATTATGGAACGGCAGCAAGAGATTTTAAGTACTGCAAAAACTGAACACAGAGACCTGACCAATGAAGAAAAAGCAGAATTTGACAATCTGCAAAGAGAACTGGATCAGATGGAAGCCGGTGCTGGGGGAGGAGAATCAGCAAGCCAGAGAAGTACCGAAAACACGGGAATAGAAAGACCTGCAAACGGTATTACTCCAGATCAGGCAGCACAAAGAGCAATCGAAGCAGAACGGAAGAGGACAGCAGATATTACAAGCTTATGCCGAAATTTCGAAATTTCTCCTGATGAATATATTAGGAATGGAAGCAGTATGGAAGCAGTAAGAACAGCAGTACTTGATCAGCTGAAGAAAACCAATGGCCCGGTGGGTGTGCGTGTTACCGCAGATGAAGGAGACAAGTTCCGGGAACGTGCTTCTGATGCTCTATTGATGCGGTCAGGGATTGCAGTCATTGCTCCTACAGATGGGGCAACTCAGATGCGCAGCATGAGCATGAGGGACTTGGCTGTAGAATGTTTATCCAGGGAAGGGGAGGATGTCAGAACCCTATTAAGAATGGATCCTACAGATATGTATAACAATTTATGCCGGCAGTTTTATAACCCGACAGCCGCATTTCCGGCTATTCTGGATAACACCATTAAAAAAAGCATTGTTCAGCTATATAATCAGGTTCCTACAACTTTCCAGGCCTGGACCACAAAAGGTAGCTTGAAAGACTTTAAGGAAACCAGTGATCATGAGTATGTAATCGGTGGAGCAGGAGACTTTTTACTTGTACCAGAAAACGGGGAATTAAAGGCGGATACACCTGAAACCCAGCTGCTTCCAAAACGTAAATTAGGTACTTATGGCCGACAGTTTAGCATGACCCGGCAGGCATTCATCAATGACGATATTGGATTCTTGACAGAGATTCCAGGATTATATGCAACGAGAGCAAAGAAAACCATTGATAAGCAGGTTTACAGCTTACTGTTTAACAATGGAAAAATATTTGACGGAGTAAACCTATTTGACAACAAACACAAAAATTTAATTACAACTGGAGCGAAACCTTCTCAAGCAGCTATCCAAGCAATAATTTTACAAATGCAGAAACAGACTGATCAGTTTGGAGAGGCAATCTATATCACACCTCAACACATTATTGTTCCGGTTGGATATGAGTTTGACTTGGCAGTTATTTTGCGTTCTGCACAGGTAACTGGAACCAACGATAACGACATTAATCCACTGTACAACTATCCGCTGAAAATTGTACAGACTCCTGTTCTCAATGTCTTGGCTGGTGCTGGTGCTGCACCATGGTTTATGGTTGCGAATGCAATGAGCGCAAAGTCAATCCAGGTTGATTATCTGAATGGTCAGGAAACGCCGATTGTAAGAAGAATGGAAGCTCCAGGGACCCTGGGATTTGTATGGGATATGTATTTGGACTGGGGTATTGCAGTTCGTGACTTCCGAGGAATTGCCAAAAATCCAGGCACACCAATTGTTTAA
- a CDS encoding DUF2190 family protein: MSKATYWQRGESLDYSNTTTKTIDAGTVVALKSRIGVIGGDILPGEMGTIHMTGVFEITKTDANEITMGTLVFFDGTGITATAGTDTPAGYAAADAAAGDNSIIVKLLG; encoded by the coding sequence ATGAGCAAAGCAACTTACTGGCAACGTGGGGAATCATTAGATTACAGCAACACTACGACAAAGACGATTGATGCAGGAACGGTTGTTGCATTAAAAAGCAGGATTGGAGTAATTGGCGGAGATATCCTACCGGGAGAGATGGGAACCATACATATGACCGGTGTATTTGAAATCACAAAAACAGATGCAAATGAAATCACAATGGGAACGCTTGTGTTTTTTGATGGGACAGGCATCACTGCAACGGCTGGGACAGATACACCGGCAGGGTATGCGGCAGCAGATGCGGCAGCAGGGGACAATTCTATTATCGTAAAACTGTTGGGTTAA
- a CDS encoding phage tail sheath family protein, giving the protein MGYNHRISTQEIDTQITIPIKGTAGLQVVVGTAPVNMAEDPAAVANVPIIAYSFPEAQRQLGYSDDFKNYTLCQSMDASFRVFSVAPVVFINVLDPSKHKKAYTKDDIAVVAKKAMIEDTGIIIKTLQIKDQAEGSLEANVDYIAEFNQAGGIDITLLSTQKTATVTKIKASGDQIDPSMVTETDIIGGYDVASGKETGMELIRQVYPKFGFTPGILIAPGWSQDPTVAAVMCAKTEDINGAFTCETAIDMDTVNTKVYTALKDAKSEMAVTNKHAILLWPKLRLGKKIYAYSAIWAAMTAYTDAKNNDIPVKSPSNELLNVSAAVLSDGTEILLDTAMAEVVNSNGIVTAINDGGWRSWGNNTAVYPVSSDPKDRWIACRRMMSWYRNRFILTYRAKCDASANYRLIEAIVDAENLYLNSLTSTGDIAGGSISFSEEDNPIESILNGAIIFYTKLAFWTPAEYILNKIEFDPTIIQTALGGK; this is encoded by the coding sequence ATGGGATACAATCATCGTATTTCTACTCAAGAAATTGATACACAGATCACAATCCCTATAAAAGGTACGGCAGGGCTTCAGGTAGTTGTAGGGACAGCGCCTGTGAATATGGCGGAGGATCCTGCAGCGGTGGCAAACGTACCTATTATTGCCTATAGCTTTCCGGAGGCTCAGAGGCAGCTGGGTTATAGTGATGATTTTAAAAATTATACGCTTTGCCAGTCAATGGATGCCAGCTTTCGTGTGTTTTCTGTTGCACCGGTAGTATTTATCAATGTTCTGGATCCATCAAAGCACAAGAAAGCATATACAAAAGATGATATTGCTGTCGTGGCAAAGAAAGCCATGATTGAAGATACAGGTATTATCATTAAAACTCTTCAAATTAAGGATCAAGCAGAAGGCAGCCTTGAAGCAAATGTGGATTATATCGCAGAATTTAACCAGGCAGGTGGTATTGATATTACCCTGCTATCAACACAAAAGACCGCTACAGTGACAAAGATTAAGGCTTCAGGAGATCAAATTGATCCGTCTATGGTCACGGAAACAGATATCATTGGCGGATATGATGTGGCAAGCGGAAAGGAAACCGGTATGGAGTTGATCCGGCAAGTATATCCTAAGTTCGGGTTTACACCAGGAATCCTTATTGCACCAGGCTGGTCACAGGATCCCACAGTGGCAGCGGTTATGTGTGCTAAGACAGAAGATATAAACGGGGCATTTACCTGTGAAACAGCAATTGATATGGATACCGTGAATACAAAAGTATATACAGCGCTTAAAGATGCAAAATCAGAAATGGCTGTTACGAACAAACACGCCATACTTCTTTGGCCAAAACTTAGGTTAGGAAAGAAGATTTATGCATATTCCGCCATTTGGGCTGCTATGACAGCTTACACTGATGCAAAGAACAATGATATTCCGGTAAAAAGTCCATCAAATGAGCTTCTTAATGTAAGTGCAGCCGTTCTATCTGATGGAACCGAAATTTTGTTAGATACCGCCATGGCAGAGGTCGTTAATTCGAACGGTATAGTAACTGCGATCAATGATGGGGGTTGGAGATCATGGGGAAATAATACGGCGGTATATCCTGTATCATCTGACCCGAAGGACCGCTGGATTGCTTGCCGCAGGATGATGAGCTGGTATCGGAATCGTTTTATTCTTACATATAGAGCAAAGTGTGATGCTTCAGCCAATTACCGCTTGATTGAGGCTATTGTAGATGCGGAGAATCTATATTTAAACAGTCTAACATCGACAGGAGATATTGCCGGCGGGTCTATTAGTTTTAGCGAAGAGGACAATCCGATTGAATCAATCCTTAACGGAGCAATTATTTTTTATACTAAGCTTGCATTCTGGACACCTGCAGAATACATCCTGAACAAGATTGAGTTTGATCCAACAATTATCCAAACAGCGTTAGGAGGTAAATAA
- a CDS encoding phage major tail tube protein, producing the protein MEFDNKIIPEVIHGFRVYDGDGDQLIGITDEMNMADLASKTATITGAGIPGSYDVPILGHFDSITQDIPFRILYRPVLEFANPMKQVRFNIRGAIQVTDKSTGVSDFTGFRYVVGGRCKSLSPGNLKPGDVMGSKLSIEATYILYEIDGVKLIEIDKLNNIYRINGTDLMEKVRKLC; encoded by the coding sequence ATGGAATTTGACAATAAAATCATTCCAGAAGTAATTCATGGTTTTAGAGTATACGATGGAGATGGCGATCAGCTTATAGGGATTACTGATGAAATGAACATGGCGGACTTAGCCAGCAAAACAGCAACCATCACGGGGGCGGGAATCCCTGGGTCGTACGATGTTCCTATATTAGGTCATTTTGACTCTATCACCCAGGATATCCCATTTCGCATTTTGTACAGGCCGGTCCTTGAGTTCGCAAATCCCATGAAACAGGTAAGGTTTAATATTAGGGGTGCAATCCAGGTAACAGACAAATCTACAGGCGTATCAGATTTTACGGGATTCCGTTACGTGGTGGGTGGGCGCTGTAAAAGCTTATCTCCAGGAAACCTTAAACCAGGCGATGTCATGGGATCAAAGCTGAGTATTGAGGCGACATATATATTGTATGAGATTGACGGTGTTAAGCTTATTGAGATTGATAAGCTTAACAACATCTACCGAATTAACGGCACAGACTTAATGGAAAAAGTTCGAAAGTTATGTTAA
- a CDS encoding phage tail assembly protein: MDIKNQNKEEILQEAAGQATSSTSGGPKVIVKLYDPYIFDGVEVKEINLSGLYDMTAEDMFAVDERIRIHGYSGSNPEITRRYALLTAARVNHKPWEWCNHMKARDAVRIKNVVAGFFYMPG, from the coding sequence ATGGATATTAAAAATCAGAATAAGGAAGAGATATTACAAGAGGCCGCCGGACAAGCGACCTCTTCTACATCCGGTGGGCCAAAGGTCATTGTAAAACTGTATGATCCTTATATTTTTGATGGCGTGGAGGTAAAAGAGATTAACTTATCTGGACTCTATGATATGACAGCGGAAGATATGTTTGCTGTTGATGAGCGGATACGTATTCATGGATATTCTGGTTCAAATCCAGAAATTACAAGAAGGTATGCATTACTAACTGCGGCAAGGGTTAATCATAAGCCGTGGGAATGGTGCAACCATATGAAGGCAAGGGATGCCGTAAGAATAAAAAACGTGGTGGCAGGTTTTTTTTACATGCCGGGATAA